The following are from one region of the Amia ocellicauda isolate fAmiCal2 chromosome 1, fAmiCal2.hap1, whole genome shotgun sequence genome:
- the LOC136749868 gene encoding protein FAM167A, producing MDTMSLPKISVEEADGTGQDGPAVTHDDHLRSLKALTEKLRLETRRPSYLEWKAQLEAHSSRDHKTREEGAMPKEERKASEEIVGSLRHPKQHLQSSSIVREESLPSGNLKGFGSIDEALSWLRKELTEMRLQDQQLARQLMRLRSDINKLKIEQTCHLHRKMLNDATYELEERDELSDLLCDFPVTPGFSLSTPLKLIGVTKMNINSRRFSLC from the exons ATGGATACAATGTCGCTGCCAAAGATCAGTGTGGAGGAAGCCGATGGGACTGGACAGGATGGCCCAGCTGTCACTCACGATGACCACCTGAGGAGCCTGAAGGCTCTGACCGAGAAGCTGAGACTGGAGACCAGGAGGCCCTCCTATCTGGAGTGGAAGGCCCAGTTGGAGGCCCACAGCTCCAGGGACCACAAGACCCGGGAGGAGGGAGCCATGCCTAAAGAGGAGCGGAAAGCCAGTGAGGAGATTGTGGGCTCTCTGAGGCATCCCAAGCAGCACCTGCAAAGCAGCAGCATTGTCAGAGAGGAGAGCCTGCCCTCAGGGAACCTCAAGGGCTTTGGGAGCATCGACGAAGCACTCAGCTGGCTCAGGAAGGAATTG ACTGAAATGCGTCTCCAAGACCAGCAGCTGGCTCGACAGCTGATGCGTCTGCGCAGCGACATCAACAAGCTGAAGATCGAGCAGACGTGCCACCTGCACCGCAAGATGCTCAACGACGCCACCTACGAGCTTGAGGAGCGGGACGAGCTGTCCGACCTGCTGTGCGACTTCCCTGTCACCCCCGGCTTCAGCCTCTCCACGCCACTCAAGCTCATCGGTGTCACCAAAATGAACATCAACTCCCGGCGCTTCTCCCTCTGCTAG
- the LOC136749876 gene encoding ras-related protein Rab-39B yields the protein MELSWNFRFGIVILGDSAVGKSSLLHRYTEGTFEESRQSPLGIDFKVKHLDFDPGVMIKLLLWDTAGQERFRSISKSYMRNSVGCLMVFDISQRKTFENVRSWHTEVVEYVKPATMVFTLVGHKSDLHELREVSEHEAEALARSLGMTGYIEVSSKNNMNVDLAFETLTKEIYNQFHLGQIPMHDGWYGLTVGTPLKFENTEEPKPKTSGCGCG from the exons ATGGAGCTGTCCTGGAACTTTAGGTTTGGGATTGTTATCCTGGGTGACTCGGCTGTAGGGAAATCTTCCCTCTTGCATCGCTACACGGAAGGCACATTTGAGGAGTCTAGGCAGTCTCCTCTGGGCATTGACTTTAAAGTGAAGCACCTAGACTTCGACCCAGGGGTCATGATCAAACTCCTGCTCTGGGACACAGCTGGGCAGGAGAGATTCAG GTCGATCTCGAAGTCCTACATGAGAAATTCTGTGGGCTGCCTCATGGTGTTTGATATCTCCCAGAGGAAGACCTTTGAGAATGTGCGGAGCTGGCACACGGAGGTTGTGGAGTATGTGAAACCAGCCACTATGGTATTCACCCTAGTCGGGCACAAGAGTGACCTTCATGAACTCCGAGAAGTGAGCGAACATGAGGCGGAGGCCCTGGCGAGGAGCCTGGGCATGACAGGTTACATAGAGGTCTCCTCCAAGAACAATATGAATGTGGACCTTGCCTTTGAGACTCTCACCAAAGAAATCTACAACCAGTTTCACCTGGGGCAGATTCCTATGCATGACGGCTGGTATGGATTGACAGTTGGCACTCCACTGAAGTTCGAGAACACCGAGGAGCCAAAACCCAAGACGTCTGGCTGTGGTTGCGGGTGA